One region of Drosophila kikkawai strain 14028-0561.14 chromosome 2R, DkikHiC1v2, whole genome shotgun sequence genomic DNA includes:
- the Mmp2 gene encoding matrix metalloproteinase-2 isoform X4, giving the protein MPDASKVRMMVQRALNVWESNSKLTFREVYSDQADIQILFARLQHGDGYKFDGPGQVLAHAFYPGDGRGGDAHFDADETWNYNPDESRGTNFLNVALHELGHSLGLGHSSDSNAVMFPWYQSNEVDNKLPDDDRNGIQELYGSKEKTWGPYKPPPTHTTTTTTTTTMRTLSYKPGFNPSRDPNRERERDLRREREQAARRRAEQERAEQERAEQDQRQRERQRRLEWERERERQNRQRQVQLEREQRERERNKSRERLTTTTTVRPTARPYPNGGHRSQGSHHKPRKPKPDSCMTYYDAISMIRGELFIFRGPFLWRIGANGLYRGYPTETRRHWAALPENFTKVDAVYENKQRQIVFFIGRQYYVFNSVTLAPGYPKPLVSLGLPPTLNHIDASFVWGHNNQTYLTSGTLYWRIDDYTGQVEQDYPRDMSIWSGVGYNIDDAFQYSDGKTYFFKNLGYWEFNDDLMKVAHARAKLSSRKWMQCARSANEVDDEERWTAPLVSGENDSAERSAATREQGISLFLLWLTLFSVTFWRS; this is encoded by the exons ATGCCGGATGCCTCCAAGGTCCGTATGATGGTGCAAAGGGCCCTCAATGTTTGGGAAAGCAACTCGAAGCTCACGTTCCGCGAGGTGTACAGCGACCAGGCGGATATCCAGATTCTGTTTGCAAG GCTCCAGCACGGCGATGGCTATAAATTCGATGGACCCGGCCAGGTGCTGGCCCACGCCTTCTATCCCGGCGACGGGCGCGGCGGCGATGCCCACTTCGATGCGGACGAGACCTGGAACTACAATCCGGACGAAAGCCGCG GAACCAATTTTCTGAACGTGGCTTTGCACGAACTGGGTCACTCGCTGGGACTAGGCCACTCCTCGGACTCGAATGCGGTCATGTTCCCATGGTACCAGAGCAACGAGGTGGACAACAAGCTGCCCGATGACGATCGCAACGGCATCCAGGAGCTTTACGGCTCCAAGGAGAAGACCTGGGGCCCCTACAAGCCACCACCTAcgcacaccaccaccaccacaacgACCACCACTATGCGAACCCTAAGCTACAAGCCCGGCTTCAATCCCAGCCGGGATCCCAACAGGGAGCGGGAAAGGGACCTAAGGCGAGAGCGAGAACAGGCCGCTCGAAGACGAGCGGAACAGGAGCGAGCTGAACAAGAGCGAGCGGAGCAGGACCAGCGTCAGCGGGAGAGGCAGCGCAGGCTGGAGTGGGAGAGGGAAAGGGAGCGCCAGAACCGACAGAGGCAGGTGCAGCTGGAGCGAGAGCAGCGTGAACGAGAGCGTAACAAGAGCCGAGAGCGCCTAACCACCACGACCACGGTGAGACCCACTGCCAGGCCGTATCCAAACGGTGGACACCGATCCCAGGGCAGCCACCACAAGCCGCGGAAACCCAAGCCAGACAGCTGCATGACCTACTACGATGCCATTTCCATGATCCGCGGGGAACTGTTCATCTTCCGGGGACCC TTCCTTTGGCGCATTGGAGCAAACGGCCTGTATCGTGGCTATCCCACAGAGACCCGAAGACACTGGGCTGCTCTGCCCGAGAACTTTACCAAGGTGGATGCGGTCTACGAAAACAAACAGCGGCAGATAGTGTTCTTTATAG GTCGTCAGTATTATGTGTTCAACTCGGTGACTCTGGCTCCTGGCTACCCCAAGCCCTTGGTCAGCCTGGGCCTGCCTCCCACTCTCAACCACATCGATGCCTCTTTCGTGTGGGGTCACAACAATCAGACTTATTTGACCAGCGGCACTCTCTACTGGCGCATTGACGACTACACCGGCCAGGTGGAGCAGGACTATCCGCGGGACATGAGCATCTGGTCGGGAGTGGGCTATAACATCGATGATGCCTTCCAGTACAGCGACGGCAAGACGTACTTCTTCAAGAACCTGGGCTACTGGGAATTCAACGATGACCTCATGAAGGTGGCCCATGCCAGGGCAAAGTTGTCCTCCCGCAAGTGGATGCAGTGTGCCCGAAGTGCCAACGAGGTGGATGATGAGGAGCGTTGGACAGCGCCATTGGTTTCCGGGGAGAACGATTCAGCGGAACGGAGTGCGGCAACCAGAGAGCAGGGAATCAGTCTGTTCCTGCTGTGGTTGACCCTTTTCTCGGTCACCTTTTGGCGCAGTTAA
- the Mmp2 gene encoding matrix metalloproteinase-2 isoform X5, giving the protein MRASCLVLDKLLQHGDGYKFDGPGQVLAHAFYPGDGRGGDAHFDADETWNYNPDESRGTNFLNVALHELGHSLGLGHSSDSNAVMFPWYQSNEVDNKLPDDDRNGIQELYGSKEKTWGPYKPPPTHTTTTTTTTTMRTLSYKPGFNPSRDPNRERERDLRREREQAARRRAEQERAEQERAEQDQRQRERQRRLEWERERERQNRQRQVQLEREQRERERNKSRERLTTTTTVRPTARPYPNGGHRSQGSHHKPRKPKPDSCMTYYDAISMIRGELFIFRGPFLWRIGANGLYRGYPTETRRHWAALPENFTKVDAVYENKQRQIVFFIGRQYYVFNSVTLAPGYPKPLVSLGLPPTLNHIDASFVWGHNNQTYLTSGTLYWRIDDYTGQVEQDYPRDMSIWSGVGYNIDDAFQYSDGKTYFFKNLGYWEFNDDLMKVAHARAKLSSRKWMQCARSANEVDDEERWTAPLVSGENDSAERSAATREQGISLFLLWLTLFSVTFWRS; this is encoded by the exons ATGCGCGCCAGCTGCTTGGTCTTAGATAAGCT GCTCCAGCACGGCGATGGCTATAAATTCGATGGACCCGGCCAGGTGCTGGCCCACGCCTTCTATCCCGGCGACGGGCGCGGCGGCGATGCCCACTTCGATGCGGACGAGACCTGGAACTACAATCCGGACGAAAGCCGCG GAACCAATTTTCTGAACGTGGCTTTGCACGAACTGGGTCACTCGCTGGGACTAGGCCACTCCTCGGACTCGAATGCGGTCATGTTCCCATGGTACCAGAGCAACGAGGTGGACAACAAGCTGCCCGATGACGATCGCAACGGCATCCAGGAGCTTTACGGCTCCAAGGAGAAGACCTGGGGCCCCTACAAGCCACCACCTAcgcacaccaccaccaccacaacgACCACCACTATGCGAACCCTAAGCTACAAGCCCGGCTTCAATCCCAGCCGGGATCCCAACAGGGAGCGGGAAAGGGACCTAAGGCGAGAGCGAGAACAGGCCGCTCGAAGACGAGCGGAACAGGAGCGAGCTGAACAAGAGCGAGCGGAGCAGGACCAGCGTCAGCGGGAGAGGCAGCGCAGGCTGGAGTGGGAGAGGGAAAGGGAGCGCCAGAACCGACAGAGGCAGGTGCAGCTGGAGCGAGAGCAGCGTGAACGAGAGCGTAACAAGAGCCGAGAGCGCCTAACCACCACGACCACGGTGAGACCCACTGCCAGGCCGTATCCAAACGGTGGACACCGATCCCAGGGCAGCCACCACAAGCCGCGGAAACCCAAGCCAGACAGCTGCATGACCTACTACGATGCCATTTCCATGATCCGCGGGGAACTGTTCATCTTCCGGGGACCC TTCCTTTGGCGCATTGGAGCAAACGGCCTGTATCGTGGCTATCCCACAGAGACCCGAAGACACTGGGCTGCTCTGCCCGAGAACTTTACCAAGGTGGATGCGGTCTACGAAAACAAACAGCGGCAGATAGTGTTCTTTATAG GTCGTCAGTATTATGTGTTCAACTCGGTGACTCTGGCTCCTGGCTACCCCAAGCCCTTGGTCAGCCTGGGCCTGCCTCCCACTCTCAACCACATCGATGCCTCTTTCGTGTGGGGTCACAACAATCAGACTTATTTGACCAGCGGCACTCTCTACTGGCGCATTGACGACTACACCGGCCAGGTGGAGCAGGACTATCCGCGGGACATGAGCATCTGGTCGGGAGTGGGCTATAACATCGATGATGCCTTCCAGTACAGCGACGGCAAGACGTACTTCTTCAAGAACCTGGGCTACTGGGAATTCAACGATGACCTCATGAAGGTGGCCCATGCCAGGGCAAAGTTGTCCTCCCGCAAGTGGATGCAGTGTGCCCGAAGTGCCAACGAGGTGGATGATGAGGAGCGTTGGACAGCGCCATTGGTTTCCGGGGAGAACGATTCAGCGGAACGGAGTGCGGCAACCAGAGAGCAGGGAATCAGTCTGTTCCTGCTGTGGTTGACCCTTTTCTCGGTCACCTTTTGGCGCAGTTAA
- the LOC108077947 gene encoding retinol-binding protein pinta, translated as MSNTIRSLSPELAKKAHDELGEVPERIDEDIETLRTWIAKQPHLTAREDAQFLVAFLRGCKYSLEKSKLKLDNFYAMRGAVPELYKNRFVGEKQLSILETGCLLRLPQPLEPDGPRIHISRYGQYDSKKYSIAEVIQVNTMLGEIQIREDDNAMISGFVEIIDMKGIGTGHLFQFDAVLVKKLAVLGDKAYPYRPKGFHFVNAPSSAEKFMSIAKSLMSEKIRKRFHIHSKLESLYKYVPKECLPAEYGGSNGTVQDVVNTWRTKLISYKDFFEEEVSYGTNEKLRRGQPVNAESLFGIEGSFRKLDID; from the exons ATGTCGAACACCATTCGCAGCCTAAGCCCAGAGCTGGCCAAGAAGGCGCACGATGAGCTGGGCGAGGTGCCCGAGAGGATCGATGAGGATATCGAGACGCTGCGCACTTGGATTGCCAAGCAGCCGCATCTGACGGCGCGAGAGGATGCCCAGTTCCTGGTGGCCTTCCTGCGAGGCTGTAAATACAGTCTGGAGAAGAGCAAGCTCAAGCTGGATAACTTTTACGCCATGCGGGGAGCAGTGCCAGAGCTGTACAAGAACCGTTTTGTGGGCGAGAAGCAGCTGAGCATTCTGGAAACGGG TTGCCTCCTTCGATTGCCACAGCCCTTGGAGCCAGATGGGCCCCGCatccacatctcccgctatgGCCAATATGACTCCAAGAAGTACTCCATTGCCGAGGTAATACAAGTAAACACCATGCTGGGTGAGATTCAGATACGGGAGGATGACAATGCCATGATCTCCGGCTTTGTGGAGATCATCGACATGAAGGGCATTGGCACCGGTCACCTGTTCCAGTTCGATGCAGTTCTGGTCAAGAAACTGGCGGTTCTCGGAGATAAGGCCTATCCCTACAGACCCAAGGGTTTCCATTTCGTCAATGCCCCCTCCAGTGCAGAGAAGTTCATGTCCATTGCCAAGAGTCTGATGAGTGAAAAGATTCGGAAGAGG TTCCACATACACTCCAAACTGGAGAGCCTCTACAAGTACGTGCCCAAGGAATGCCTGCCAGCTGAATATGGAGGCAGCAACGGCACCGTCCAGGATGTGGTCAATACATGGCGAACAAAGCTCATATCGTACAAGGATTTCTTCGAGGAGGAAGTGTCCTATGGCACCAACGAGAAGCTGAGACGGGGACAGCCTGTCAACGCTGAGTCCCTGTTCGGCATCGAAGGCTCCTTCAGAAAACTTGACATTGACTAG
- the GstT2 gene encoding glutathione S-transferase theta-1 produces MSRSIRFYYDLLSPTARGLWLALKLGKKPIEYCPIALRKFEQLTDEYKKINRFQKVPAIVDGDFHLAETIAIIRYLADKGQFDEKLYPKSIEARARVDEFLEWQHLNIRLACSMFFRDAWLFPINGLAPKPKPEQIKQLVEGVENNLGLLELLFLENDFLAGPNLTVADILGASEINQLKICHYFVDGQRFPKVTKWLERVREATNPFHDESLKFINHKAKQDNVAKL; encoded by the exons ATGTCCAGGTCAATTAGGTTCTATTACGACTTGTTGTCACCTACCGCAAGGGGACTGTGGTTGGCTCTGAAATTGGGCAAAAAACCCATCGAGTATTGCCCCATTGCCCTCCGTAAAT TTGAGCAACTTACCGATGAATACAAGAAGATCAATCGCTTTCAGAAGGTGCCAGCCATCGTGGATGGGGACTTTCACTTGGCGGAGACCATAGCCATCATACG TTATCTCGCCGACAAAGGTCAGTTCGATGAAAAGCTGTACCCGAAGTCTATAGAGGCTCGGGCGCGGGTAGATGAGTTTCTGGAGTGGCAGCATCTCAATATACGACTGGCCTGCTCTATGTTCTTCCGCGATGCCTGGCTCTTTCCCATAAATGGTTTGGCACCCAAGCCCAAGCCGGAACAGATTAAGCAGCTGGTGGAGGGCGTGGAAAACAATTTGGGTCTGCTGGAGTTGCTGTTTCTGGAGAACGACTTCCTGGCAGGACCCAATCTAACGGTGGCTGATATCCTGGGCGCCTCGGAAATTAATCAATTGA AGATCTGTCACTATTTTGTCGATGGGCAAAGGTTCCCTAAGGTAACCAAATGGTTGGAACGCGTTCGAGAGGCCACAAATCCCTTTCACGATGAGTCCTTGAAGTTTATCAATCACAAAGCCAAACAGGATAATGTGGCTAAATTGTGA
- the GstT1 gene encoding glutathione S-transferase theta-1, giving the protein MSKAIKYYYDFLSQPSRALWIAMQMSKTPFEDCPVALRKQEQLTDEYKKINRFQKVPAIVDGDFQLGESVSIVRYLSDKGVFSEQLYPKSLQGRARVDEFLEWQHFNVRFVCSLFFRQVWLLPAKGLAPAPKPEAVQKLIKDVEANLGLVERIWLEKDFLIGDKLTVADIFGASEINQMKLCQYNVNEKQFPKVAKWLERVREATNPYHDEAHSFLYKVSKQSAKAKI; this is encoded by the exons ATGTCAAAGGCAATTAAGTACTATTATGATTTCCTGTCGCAGCCCTCTCGCGCCCTGTGGATTGCCATGCAAATGAGCAAAACGCCTTTTGAAGATTGCCCCGTTGCGCTGAGAAAAC AGGAGCAGTTGACCGACGAGTACAAGAAGATAAATCGCTTCCAGAAGGTGCCGGCCATCGTGGATGGTGACTTTCAGCTGGGCGAAAGTGTCTCCATAGTGCG TTATCTCTCGGACAAAGGTGTGTTCAGCGAGCAGCTGTATCCCAAGTCACTGCAGGGCCGTGCCCGCGTGGATGAGTTCCTGGAGTGGCAGCATTTCAATGTTCGCTTCGTCTGCTCCTTGTTCTTCCGCCAAGTGTGGCTGCTGCCTGCCAAGGGCTTGGCTCCGGCCCCAAAACCAGAGGCTGTTCAGAAGCTAATCAAGGATGTGGAGGCCAATTTGGGTCTTGTGGAACGCATCTGGCTGGAGAAGGACTTTCTGATTGGGGACAAACTCACAGTGGCCGATATCTTTGGAGCCTCGGAAATCAACCAAATGA AGCTCTGCCAATACAATGTGAATGAGAAGCAATTCCCCAAGGTAGCCAAGTGGCTGGAACGTGTCCGAGAGGCCACCAATCCTTACCATGATGAGGCCCATAGCTTCCTTTACAAGGTCTCCAAGCAGTCTGCAAAAGCAAAGATTTAA
- the LOC108078093 gene encoding alpha-tocopherol transfer protein-like: MANIRPLVPELAEVARTQLNEVDSEVVVKIEALRTWINEVDYLTARTDDQFLVAFLRFCRWDLEEAKKRLLFYYTYKTKERELLKSRLVDDKLLELTRSGIFATLPNPIGPGGPRIHFTRMGHIETSKYSVSDIFRFHAFRAEIEINTDDNWNIAGVVEILDFTKIPYSLLLQFDAGMFRRMNAFLEHGLPTNLVATHIVNASRETQFVLGLVRNVMKQKELLHIHPNLDSLKKAIGQEYLPAEMGGNNGTLPDAMSRYENQLNSFGDYFKEDEQYGVDEKLREASEAAAPVATSASTQGTFRKLNID; encoded by the exons ATGGCCAATATACGACCGCTGGTGCCGGAGCTGGCCGAGGTGGCTCGAACGCAGCTAAACGAGGTGGATTCCGAGGTGGTGGTGAAGATCGAGGCTCTGCGCACCTGGATCAATGAGGTAGACTACCTTACGGCACGAACCGACGACCAGTTCCTGGTGGCCTTCCTGCGCTTCTGCCGCTGGGACTTGGAGGAGGCCAAGAAGCGGCTGCTCTTCTACTACACATACAAGACCAAGGAGCGTGAGCTACTAAAGAGTCGCCTGGTGGACGATAAGCTGCTCGAACTGACCCGTTCAGG AATCTTCGCCACATTACCAAACCCCATTGGCCCTGGCGGCCCCCGCATCCATTTCACACGCATGGGCCACATCGAGACTTCCAAGTACAGCGTCAGCGACATTTTCCGCTTCCATGCCTTCCGCGCCGAAATCGAGATCAACACGGACGACAACTGGAATATTGCCGGTGTGGTGGAGATTCTtgattttaccaaaattccctactccctgctgctgcagttcgATGCCGGCATGTTCAGGAGGATGAATGCCTTTTTGGAGCATGGCTTACCCACGAATTTAGTGGCCACCCACATCGTGAACGCCTCTAGGGAAACGCAGTTTGTCTTGGGTTTGGTGCGGAATGTGATGAAACAGAAGGAACTG TTGCACATTCACCCGAATCTGGACTCCCTGAAAAAGGCCATCGGCCAGGAGTATCTTCCTGCCGAAATGGGCGGCAATAATGGCACACTGCCTGATGCCATGTCGCGGTACGAGAACCAGTTAAACAGCTTTGGTGATTACTTCAAGGAGGACGAGCAATACGGCGTTGACGAGAAGCTGCGGGAGGCGAGCGAGGCAGCAGCTCCTGTGGCCACCAGCGCGTCCACCCAGGGCACCTTTCGGAAGCTAAACATTGATTGA
- the LOC108078092 gene encoding alpha-tocopherol transfer protein has protein sequence MMPDLRPLSPELRSIAAEELNEVEERVPADLAALRDWLAKQPYLKARQDDQFLVGFLRGCKFSLEKTKSKLDHFYTIKTLMPELFGSRGVDEKNLTLLRTGTYVRLPKPWGPGGPRLQLTNYEKFDPKQFKLLDLFRYQTMMSEQAIREDDNSNISGYVEIIDMAKLSLSFLAQLDFTLIKRMGVFAEKAQPTRLKGVHLINCPKEGVALLNLAKSLMPSKLQQRFHVYKNLEQLSQVIPIEYLPEEYGGSNGRIADIQAEAEKQLLSYKEYFAEDSQYGVDERLRPGKRVDADSIFGVEGSFRKLDID, from the exons ATGATGCCCGATTTGCGTCCGTTGAGCCCCGAGCTTCGTAGCATTGCCGCAGAGGAGCTGAACGAGGTGGAGGAGCGAGTGCCCGCTGATCTGGCAGCTCTGCGGGATTGGCTGGCCAAGCAGCCTTATCTGAAGGCCCGGCAGGATGACCAGTTTCTGGTTGGATTTTTGCGAGGCTGCAAATTCAGCCTGGAGAAGACCAAGTCCAAGTTGGATCACTTTTACACCATCAAAACACTAATGCCGGAACTCTTTGGCAGTCGaggagtagatgaaaaaaaCTTGACCCTGCTGCGAACGGG AACCTATGTACGTCTGCCCAAGCCCTGGGGACCCGGCGGCCCACGACTTCAGCTCACAAACTATGAGAAATTCGATCCCAAGCAGTTCAAGCTGCTGGACCTCTTCCGCTACCAGACTATGATGTCGGAACAGGCCATTCGCGAGGatgacaacagcaacatcagcggGTATGTCGAGATCATCGACATGGCCAAACTGAGCCTGAGCTTCCTGGCTCAACTCGACTTTACGCTCATCAAAAGGATGGGCGTTTTCGCGGAGAAGGCTCAGCCCACCCGCTTAAAGGGAGTCCACCTGATCAACTGCCCCAAGGAAGGGGTGGCGCTACTGAATCTGGCCAAGAGCCTCATGCCCAGCAAGCTCCAGCAACGG TTTCACGTGTACAAAAATCTGGAGCAATTGAGCCAGGTGATACCAATTGAATATCTGCCAGAGGAGTACGGAGGCAGTAACGGACGCATTGCTGACATCCAGGCGGAGGCTGAAAAGCAATTGTTATCCTACAAGGAATATTTTGCAGAGGACTCACAATACGGAGTGGATGAGCGGCTACGACCGGGGAAACGAGTGGACGCGGACTCCATTTTCGGAGTGGAAGGCTCGTTCCGCAAGCTTGACATTGACTAG
- the LOC108078094 gene encoding alpha-tocopherol transfer protein-like — translation MPNLRPINNELRRIAAAELNEVEERVAADLEALRDWLAKQPYLKARQDAQFLIGFLRGCKFSLEKAKSKLDHFYTIKTLMPELFGNRVVDDKNLAILQTGTYLRLPKPWGPGGPRIQITNYDRFDPKQFKLVDFFRYWTMTLEQAISEDDNSNISGYIEINDMAKVSFSFLAQVDLKLLKRVGVFLDKAQPSRLKGVYLINCPKEGMALMSLAKSLMPSKLQQRFYFFKNLEEFSKVIPLEYLPKEYGGSNGCISDILAEAEKQFLSYKEYFAEDSQYGVNEQLRPGQRVDADSIFGIEGSFRKLDID, via the exons ATGCCCAATTTGCGTCCTATAAACAACGAGCTCCGTCGCATTGCCGCAGCAGAGCTGAACGAGGTGGAGGAGCGAGTGGCCGCCGATTTGGAGGCTCTGCGGGATTGGCTGGCCAAGCAGCCTTATCTGAAGGCACGGCAGGATGCCCAGTTTCTGATAGGGTTTCTGCGAGGCTGCAAATTCAGCCTGGAGAAGGCCAAGTCCAAGTTGGATCACTTTTATACCATCAAGACGCTGATGCCGGAGCTCTTTGGCAACCGAGTGGTGGATGACAAAAACTTGGCCATATTGCAAACGGG CACCTATCTACGACTGCCCAAGCCTTGGGGACCCGGAGGCCCTCGTATTCAGATTACAAACTATGATAGGTTTGATCCCAAGCAGTTCAAGTTAGTGGACTTCTTCCGCTACTGGACTATGACTTTGGAACAGGCCATCAGCGAGGACGACAACAGCAATATAAGCGGGTATATTGAGATCAATGACATGGCCAAAGTGAGCTTCAGCTTCCTGGCTCAAGTCGACTTGAAACTTCTCAAAAGGGTGGGTGTTTTCCTTGACAAGGCACAACCCTCCCGCTTAAAGGGCGTCTACCTGATTAACTGTCCCAAGGAAGGAATGGCTTTAATGAGTCTGGCTAAGAGCCTCATGCCCAGCAAGCTCCAGCAAAGG TTTTACTTTTTCAAGAACCTGGAGGAATTTAGTAAGGTGATACCACTGGAATATCTGCCAAAGGAGTACGGAGGCAGCAATGGTTGTATTTCGGATATCCTGGCGGAGGCTGAAAAACAATTTCTAAGCTACAAGGAATATTTTGCCGAAGACTCACAGTACGGAGTGAATGAGCAACTGCGGCCGGGACAACGTGTGGACGCAGACTCCATTTTCGGGATTGAGGGCTCGTTCCGCAAGCTGGACATTGATTAG
- the LOC108077927 gene encoding galanin receptor type 1: MATFSSSDEVSNSISPLLQFDFSKWDFPEERIWLHKPNGEITWKIITFLPLIAFGLYGNFTMVYLIAANRSLRSPTNLIIANMAVADLLTLAICPAMFMVNDFYQNYQLGCVGCKLEGFLVVVFLITAVLNLSVVSYDRLTAIVLPMETRLTVRGAQIVVVCTWILGILLASPLALYRGYRVRVWKNFTERYCKENTSILPKYWYVLITILVWLPLGIMLICYIAIFYKLDRYEKRVLSRENPLQVSYKRSVAKTLFIVVVVFAVLRLPFTILVVLREKYYAEDISVSSGMQLFWYISQYLMFLNAAVNPLIYGFNNENFRRAYYQISWVRRCREAAKMKKSSDTSQHCCYCAFMKKGKSVKKPQGTTQSPENVDKGESLEFTTEGPTTACSTERIREDQGDMQVPEVDADGFI; encoded by the exons ATGGCCACATTCTCGTCCAGCGATGAAGTTAGTAACAGTATTAGTCCCCTCCTTCAGTTTGACTTTAGCAAGTGGGACTTTCCCGAGGAACGCATCTGGCTGCATAAGCCTAATGGCGAAATCACCTGGAAAATCATCACTTTCCTGCCCCTAATTGCCTTTGGTCTGTATGGAAACTTCACCATGGTGTATCTGATAGCCGCCAATCGATCCTTGAGATCGCCCACTAACCTAATTATTGCCAACATGGCTGTGGCCGACCTGCTAACGCTGGCCATCTGCCCGGCTATGTTTATGGTGAACGACTTCTATCAGAACTACCAGCTGGGCTGCGTTGGCTGCAAGCTAGAGGGATTCCTGGTGGTGGTTTTCCTTATCACAGCCGTACTCAATCTCTCGGTGGTCAGCTACGACCGTCTCACGGCCATAGTGCTGCCCATGGAGACCCGCCTGACTGTTAGAGGAGCCCAGATTGTAGTGGTCTGCACCTGGATTCTGGGTATTCTCCTGGCATCACCCTTGGCTTTGTACAGAGGCTATAGAGTGCGAGTTTGGAAGAACTTTACGGAGCGGTATTGCAAGGAGAACACCAGCATTCTGCCAAAGTACTGGTATGTGCTTATAACCATTCTGGTGTGGCTGCCACTTGGCATAATGCTGATCTGCTACATAGCCATATTTTACAAG CTCGATAGGTATGAAAAGCGCGTCCTGAGCCGCGAGAACCCGCTCCAAGTGAGCTACAAACGCAGCGTGGCCAAAACCTTATTCATTGTCGTCGTGGTTTTTGCTGTGCTCCGTCTACCCTTTACCATTCTGGTAGTTCTCCGGGAGAAGTACTACGCCGAGGATATCTCAGTGAGCAGTGGAATGCAACTTTTCTGGTACATCTCTCAGTATCTGATGTTCCTCAATGCCGCCGTCAATCCGCTCATCTATGGCTTCAACAATGAGAACTTTAGGCGAGCCTACTACCAAATATCCTGGGTTCGACGCTGCAGAGAGGCGGCCAAAATGAAGAAGAGTTCTGATACATCACAGCATTGTTGCTACTGTGCCTTTATGAAGAAGGGTAAATCTGTGAAGAAGCCGCAAGGAACAACTCAGTCGCCAGAGAATGTCGACAAGGGTGAGAGTCTGGAGTTCACCACTGAGGGGCCAACGACTGCCTGTTCAACGGAGAGGATTCGTGAGGATCAGGGGGATATGCAGGTGCCGGAAGTCGATGCAGATGGTTTTATTTAG